One Tolypothrix bouteillei VB521301 DNA window includes the following coding sequences:
- the rsmA gene encoding 16S rRNA (adenine(1518)-N(6)/adenine(1519)-N(6))-dimethyltransferase RsmA produces the protein MVGKDFQKLAPRKSFAQHWLKSDKALNEIVRAAQLQNCDRVLEIGPGTGVLTRRLLPEVQSLLAVEIDRDLCKRLVKELGNKENFLLLQGDFLELNLLPLLQSSPAFQNQNKVVANIPYNITGPIIEKLLGTISNPNPQPYDLIVLLVQKEVAERLTAKAGSKAFGALTVRVQYLAECELICTVPAGAFYPPPKVDSAVVRLVPRKFEPQALDARQLEMLVKLGFGAKRKMLRNNLQSVVERDDLTKLLEELNVNPQVRAEELSVGQWVTLANKINLSSTQA, from the coding sequence ATGGTTGGTAAAGATTTTCAGAAGTTAGCTCCGCGTAAGTCCTTTGCCCAGCATTGGCTAAAAAGTGATAAAGCCCTCAACGAAATCGTTCGGGCTGCACAACTCCAAAATTGCGATCGCGTTTTGGAAATTGGTCCGGGAACAGGTGTGCTCACTCGCCGCCTGTTGCCAGAAGTACAATCCTTATTAGCGGTGGAGATCGATCGTGACTTGTGCAAGCGCTTGGTCAAGGAACTTGGAAACAAAGAAAATTTCTTACTCCTACAAGGGGACTTTCTTGAACTAAATCTACTACCCCTGCTTCAATCGTCTCCGGCATTTCAAAACCAAAACAAAGTCGTTGCTAACATTCCCTACAATATTACAGGACCGATTATTGAGAAATTGCTGGGTACAATATCTAACCCCAATCCCCAACCCTATGATTTAATCGTGCTACTGGTACAAAAAGAAGTTGCAGAACGACTGACAGCAAAAGCCGGCTCGAAAGCTTTTGGAGCACTGACTGTAAGAGTCCAGTATTTGGCAGAATGCGAGTTAATTTGTACGGTTCCGGCGGGAGCGTTTTACCCACCACCAAAAGTAGATTCAGCCGTTGTGCGCTTGGTTCCCCGTAAATTTGAACCACAAGCCTTGGATGCACGACAGTTAGAAATGCTGGTTAAGTTGGGCTTTGGAGCAAAGCGCAAAATGTTACGAAATAATTTGCAATCAGTTGTGGAACGCGATGACTTGACTAAGTTACTAGAAGAATTAAACGTAAATCCCCAAGTTCGAGCAGAAGAACTGAGTGTCGGACAATGGGTAACATTAGCAAATAAAATAAACCTTAGTTCGACCCAAGCTTAG
- a CDS encoding endonuclease domain-containing protein — MTYNLCKTDFNLPYNPQLVTKAKELRKNLTPAEKKLWQGYLKMFPFRVLRQRPIDRFIVDFYCAELKLVIEVDGESHFTEESRLYDLERTQILGDYGLKVLRFTNEQVMMEFDGVCQQIEEEILF, encoded by the coding sequence ATGACTTACAACCTCTGCAAAACAGATTTTAACTTGCCTTACAACCCACAACTTGTAACTAAAGCAAAGGAACTTCGCAAAAATCTCACTCCTGCTGAAAAAAAGCTTTGGCAAGGATATCTGAAAATGTTTCCATTTCGCGTGTTGCGTCAGCGCCCGATCGATCGCTTTATAGTTGATTTTTACTGTGCTGAGCTAAAACTGGTGATTGAGGTGGATGGAGAGAGTCATTTTACAGAAGAGAGTAGGTTGTACGATTTGGAGAGGACACAGATCTTGGGAGACTATGGCTTGAAGGTTCTTCGATTTACGAATGAGCAGGTGATGATGGAATTTGATGGTGTGTGTCAGCAGATTGAGGAGGAAATTCTGTTTTAA